Proteins encoded by one window of Anopheles maculipalpis chromosome 2RL, idAnoMacuDA_375_x, whole genome shotgun sequence:
- the LOC126557845 gene encoding alpha-amylase 1-like has translation MRAAVALLAACATLATAQFNTHQWADRSGIVHLFEWKWDDIAAECENFLAPRGYAGVQVSPPTENAVIGGNFRRPWWERYQPMSYNLVTRSGTEAQFASMVRRCNDVGVRIYVDLVINHMADLVGGGGTGGSTANRPNFSFPGVPFSVTDFNPPCIITNYNDPIMVRNCQLVSLPDLNQGIPWVRDKIVELMNHLIGLGVAGFRVDAVKHMWPGDLQIIYNRMNNLPTSHGFPPNARPFLTQEVIDLGGEAVTRDEYTHLGTITEFRHSAEIGRVFRGRNPFRHLTNWGTGWGFLPSHLALVFIDNHDNQRGHGGGGSDVLTYKVPRNYKMATAFMLAHPFGIVRVMSSFSFSDSEQGPPQDGNGNLLSPTFNPDNSCGTGWVCEHRWRQIYNMIGFRNAVAGTQINDWWDNGNYQMAFCRGSRGFIAFNLESFDLNQSLQTCLPAGTYCDVISGDLVNGACTGNSITVGGDGRAQIVLPANAYDGVLAIHVNSRV, from the coding sequence ATGCGTGCTGCCGTAGCGCTGCTAGCCGCGTGTGCCACCCTAGCAACGGCCCAGTTCAACACCCACCAATGGGCTGACCGTAGCGGAATTGTGCATCTGTTCGAGTGGAAGTGGGACGATATAGCTGCCGAATGTGAGAACTTCCTAGCGCCGCGTGGATATGCCGGAGTGCAAGTATCGCCACCAACGGAGAACGCAGTGATTGGGGGAAACTTCCGCCGCCCGTGGTGGGAACGGTACCAACCGATGTCCTACAATCTGGTGACACGGTCCGGAACGGAGGCTCAGTTCGCGAGCATGGTGCGTCGTTGCAATGATGTCGGTGTGCGCATCTACGTCGATCTCGTTATCAACCACATGGCTGATCTGGTCGGCGGCGGTGGTACGGGGGGCAGCACAGCCAACCGACCAAACTTCTCCTTCCCCGGTGTGCCATTCAGCGTGACGGACTTTAATCCGCCCTGTATCATAACAAACTACAACGATCCGATCATGGTTCGCAACTGCCAGCTGGTTAGCTTGCCCGATCTGAACCAGGGTATCCCGTGGGTGCGCGATAAGATTGTCGAGCTGATGAATCATCTGATCGGGCTTGGTGTGGCTGGCTTCCGGGTGGACGCCGTTAAGCACATGTGGCCCGGTGATCTGCAGATCATCTATAACCGCATGAACAATCTACCAACATCGCACGGTTTCCCCCCGAACGCTCGTCCCTTCCTCACCCAGGAGGTCATTGATCTGGGCGGTGAAGCGGTGACACGGGACGAGTATACGCATCTGGGTACGATTACCGAGTTCCGCCATTCGGCCGAGATCGGGCGCGTCTTCCGGGGTCGCAATCCTTTCCGCCACCTGACAAACTGGGGCACCGGCTGGGGCTTCCTGCCGTCGCATCTGGCACTCGTCTTCATTGACAACCATGACAACCAGCGCGGCCACGGCGGTGGTGGCTCGGACGTTCTCACCTACAAGGTACCGCGCAACTACAAGATGGCCACCGCCTTCATGTTGGCCCACCCGTTCGGTATAGTGCGCGTGATGAGCTCGTTCTCGTTCAGCGACTCCGAGCAGGGTCCACCGCAGGACGGCAATGGTAATTTGCTGTCGCCGACGTTCAACCCGGACAACTCGTGCGGTACGGGCTGGGTGTGCGAACACCGGTGGCGTCAGATTTACAATATGATCGGTTTCCGTAACGCTGTCGCTGGCACGCAGATTAACGACTGGTGGGACAATGGCAACTATCAGATGGCGTTCTGCCGTGGCTCTCGTGGTTTCATCGCCTTCAATCTAGAGTCGTTTGATCTGAACCAAAGCCTGCAGACGTGTCTGCCGGCGGGTACGTACTGTGATGTGATTTCTGGCGATCTGGTTAATGGTGCTTGTACCGGTAATTCTATCACTGTCGGTGGTGATGGACGCGCCCAGATCGTTCTGCCAGCCAATGCGTACGATGGTGTGTTGGCCATTCATGTTAATTCCCGAGTTTAA